The following is a genomic window from Nguyenibacter vanlangensis.
ACGGAATCGATCCGCACGGGTGAAGTCGCGGTGCCGCACGAGGTGCAGGTGACGCAATGATATCGAAATTCTTCATAGAACGGCCGGTATTCGCCAATGTGATCGCGGTGGTGACGATTCTGCTGGGCATCGTCGGCTTATCCAGCCTGCCAATTTCGCAATATCCGAATGTCGTCCCCCCCACTGTCCAGGTCACGACGAACTATCCCGGTGCAAGCGCGACCATGATTGCACGCACCGTGGCTTTGCCGATCGAGCAGCAGGTCAATGGCGTGCAGGACATGCTCTATATGCAGAGTACCAGCACCGATAGCGGAGCCTATACGCTTACGGTTACGTTCCGAATCGGCACGGATCCCGACAAGGCGCAGATCCTGGTTCAGAACCGTGTTTCGAGCGCGATGGCATCGCTGCCGCAGAGTGTGCAGATACAGGGCGTGACCGTGCAGAAACGATCGACCAGCGTGCTCGGGTTCGTCGCGCTGACGTCACCAGACAACAGCCGCGACAGTCTGTATTTGAGCAATTACGCCACCATCCATGTCATCGACGCTCTGTCACGCATTCCCGGCGTCGGCAATATCAACGTGCTGGGTGCAAGCCAATATGCCATGCGGATTTGGTTCGATCCGGATCTCTTGCAGGCGCACGGCCTTGAGGCATCGGATGTGCTGAACGCGATCGAACAGCAGAGCCAGGTCGTGCCGTCGGGCCAATTCGGAAGTCCACCGGGATGTGCTCAGCCGTTCCAATACACGCTCGATGTTCCGGGACGCCTCGCCGACCCGGTCGAATTCGGCAATCTGATCATCAAGACGGGAGCGGGTACCGGTGGTCAGATTGTACGGCTGCACGATGTGGCGCGCGTGGAGATGGGCGCGAAATCCTATGCGCAGGATTTCCGGCTGAACGGCCGACCCGCCATCGGAATTGGGGTCTATCAGACGCCGGAGGCAAACGGCCTTCAGACGTTCCGCGCGGTGCGGGGGGAAATGGCCAGCCTGTCGCGGAATTTTCCCCCCGGCGTCGCTTCGGAGATCCCATTCGATACGACGACATTCGTCAGCGCTTCGATCCAGGAAGTCTATAAAACGCTGATCGAGGCGGCGATCCTGGTGCTGATCGTCATCCTGGTATTCCTCCAGGACTGGCGGGCGATGATGGTGCCGGCGACCACCGTGCCCGTGACGATCATCGGCGCGTTCGCTGCGATGGCGGCAATGGGGTTCGGGGTCAATATCTCCACCTTGCTGGCCATCGTGCTGGCGATCGGCATCGTGGTCGATGATGCGATCGTGGTTGTGGAGGGGGTCGCGCAGCAACTGGAGCGGGGCCTGCCCGGCCGGGCGGCCGCCATCAAGGCCATGGGCGTACTGGTCGGCCCGATCATCGGCATCACGCTGGTCCTGATGTCAGTCTTCATCCCCGCGGGGTTCCTGTCGGGCCTGACGGGACGAATGTATGCGCAATTCGCACTGGTGATCGCCGCCACCGCGCTGATCAGCGCGATCAACGCACTCACGCTCAAGCCGACGCAATGTGCGGCCTGGATGCGGCCTGTGCCGCGCGATGCGCGCCGCAACGGTTTCTATCGTGCGTTCAATCGATTCTACGCGACGGCAGAGGCGCGGTATGTCCGCCTGATCCGCTCTGTAGTCGGCCGGTCGGGCATCTCGGTGCTGGTCGCGCTCGGGATCATCGTACTGGCAATCGGCGGATTGTCACGCCTTCCAACAGGTTTCCTGCCGCTGGAAGACCAGGGCTATTTCGTAATCAGCGCGCAATTGCCCAGCGGCGCGTCCTTGGCGCGAGTTGGAGCGACATTGCGGCGCATATCGGACGTCGTTCAGAAAGTTCCCGGTGTGGAGAATGTGGTGACGATCTCCGGCATGTCGGTACTGGATAATAGCGCCTCGATATCGAATGCCGGAACCGTCTATGTCGTGCTCAAGGATTGGAGCCAGCGCGGTTCCGGCGCCGGCCTGATCGGCATGTATCACGCGCTGTCGAATGCTGTGGCGCCGATCCGCGAAGCGTCCATCCGTGTCGTGCCGCCGCCCGCGATCCAGGGGATCGGCAATGCCGGCGGCTTCACCATGCAGCTCGAATTGCGGGACGGGACATTGGATTGGTCGCATTTGCAGGCGGTGACTGCCGATATGGTTCGCGCGGGCGGATCGCAAAGCGCGATTTCACGGATTTTCAGCACCTATCATGCCGACGCGCCGCAATTCGTCGTCTCGGTCGATCGAACGAAGGCCGCGACCCTGGGCGTGTCCCTGCAGGATGTGTTCCAGGAACTGTCCTATGCCGTGGGCTCCGGATATGCCGGCCAGTTCGATCGGTTCAATCATGTGTTCCAGGTCTATGTCCAGGCGCAGGATGCGTACCGGGTCGATGCGGCGCATCTCGGTCTGTTGCGTGTCCGCAATGCCAACGGCGGAATGGTGCCGTTGGGGTCTCTGGTGCGGGTCACCCCGTTGACCGGACCGTCACTCGTAACCCTGTATAACCTCTATCCGAGCGCGACCCTCATCGGGACGCCCGGTAAGGGATTCAGTTCGGGCGACGCGCTGACGGTGATGGAGCAGGCGGGCGCACAGGAATTGCCGCCAGGTACGGGCTACGACTGGACCGCGATGTCATATCAGGAGAAGGCGGTCGGCGGTCAGATCTATCTCGTCTTCGGGCTGGCAATGCTGATGGTCTATCTCGTCCTGGCAGCGCAATATGAAAGCTGGTTCATGCCGCTTGCTGTGATCGCAGCGGTTCCGCTCGCGCTGACCGGGCCGGCGACGGTGATCGCCGCCTTGGGGATCGACAATAACCTTTACACGCAAATCGGGCTGATCCTGCTGGTTGCGCTCTCGGCCAAGAACGCGATTCTGATCGTGGAAATGGCACGCGAACTGCGCGAGAGCGGCCGCAATATCGTGGACGCGGCAGTGGAAGCGGCGCGAATCCGATTCCGCCCGATTCTGATGACGTCGATCGCTTTCGCGCTGGGCGTCGTTCCGCTGGTGACGGCGAGCGGCGCAGGCGCGAACGCGCGGAAATCGATCGGGATCACCACCCTGTCGGGAATGATCTCCTCGACCTGCCTCGCCGTCGTCCTGGTGCCGGCATTTTTTGTTGTCATCCGGCAGTTCGATGAGCGTCGCAAGGGGACGTCCCATGTATGAAGCGCTTCGCCGCCTATTTGCGTGGGGTCTGGCGCCTGTCGCGCTCTGTGGGTGTATGGTCGGTCCCAACTACCATCGGCCGAGCATCGACGCGCCTGCGGCCTTCAAGGAAGCCAGTGCGGCCGGGGTCAATTGGGGGCCGGCGCGACCGAATGACGGCGCCGAGAAAGGTGCATGGTGGCTTGTCTTCCGCGATCCGCAACTCTCCACACTGGAGGAACGGGTCGCGGTCAACAACCAGAACCTGAAGGCGGCACTGGCCGCGCATGACGCGGCAGAGGCGACCGTGGACGAAACGCGGGCAGGTCTGCTGCCAACGATTGCCCTCGGTCCGCGCATCCGCCGATACCACCTGAACGACCAGTTCGGCACGGATGGACAGACTCGCACGCGCCCCGCGTTCAGCGGGACGATCAGCTGGCATCTGGATCTGTGGGGGGAAATCCGGCGGCAAGTGGAAA
Proteins encoded in this region:
- a CDS encoding efflux RND transporter permease subunit translates to MISKFFIERPVFANVIAVVTILLGIVGLSSLPISQYPNVVPPTVQVTTNYPGASATMIARTVALPIEQQVNGVQDMLYMQSTSTDSGAYTLTVTFRIGTDPDKAQILVQNRVSSAMASLPQSVQIQGVTVQKRSTSVLGFVALTSPDNSRDSLYLSNYATIHVIDALSRIPGVGNINVLGASQYAMRIWFDPDLLQAHGLEASDVLNAIEQQSQVVPSGQFGSPPGCAQPFQYTLDVPGRLADPVEFGNLIIKTGAGTGGQIVRLHDVARVEMGAKSYAQDFRLNGRPAIGIGVYQTPEANGLQTFRAVRGEMASLSRNFPPGVASEIPFDTTTFVSASIQEVYKTLIEAAILVLIVILVFLQDWRAMMVPATTVPVTIIGAFAAMAAMGFGVNISTLLAIVLAIGIVVDDAIVVVEGVAQQLERGLPGRAAAIKAMGVLVGPIIGITLVLMSVFIPAGFLSGLTGRMYAQFALVIAATALISAINALTLKPTQCAAWMRPVPRDARRNGFYRAFNRFYATAEARYVRLIRSVVGRSGISVLVALGIIVLAIGGLSRLPTGFLPLEDQGYFVISAQLPSGASLARVGATLRRISDVVQKVPGVENVVTISGMSVLDNSASISNAGTVYVVLKDWSQRGSGAGLIGMYHALSNAVAPIREASIRVVPPPAIQGIGNAGGFTMQLELRDGTLDWSHLQAVTADMVRAGGSQSAISRIFSTYHADAPQFVVSVDRTKAATLGVSLQDVFQELSYAVGSGYAGQFDRFNHVFQVYVQAQDAYRVDAAHLGLLRVRNANGGMVPLGSLVRVTPLTGPSLVTLYNLYPSATLIGTPGKGFSSGDALTVMEQAGAQELPPGTGYDWTAMSYQEKAVGGQIYLVFGLAMLMVYLVLAAQYESWFMPLAVIAAVPLALTGPATVIAALGIDNNLYTQIGLILLVALSAKNAILIVEMARELRESGRNIVDAAVEAARIRFRPILMTSIAFALGVVPLVTASGAGANARKSIGITTLSGMISSTCLAVVLVPAFFVVIRQFDERRKGTSHV